The following coding sequences lie in one Helicobacter sp. MIT 21-1697 genomic window:
- the rplU gene encoding 50S ribosomal protein L21, which translates to MYAIFKNGGKQYKVVEGSIVLLDKMNLEPKSKVELNEVLAVVNGDKANIGTPFIKGAKIEAEVINEGRDKKVVTFKKRRRKDSKTKRGFRRDFTRVRILKIVAK; encoded by the coding sequence ATGTATGCAATATTTAAGAATGGAGGCAAGCAATACAAGGTCGTTGAAGGAAGCATTGTTCTTCTTGATAAGATGAATCTTGAGCCAAAGTCAAAGGTTGAATTAAACGAAGTTTTAGCTGTTGTTAATGGGGACAAAGCCAATATTGGCACACCTTTTATAAAAGGTGCAAAGATTGAGGCAGAAGTCATTAATGAAGGCAGAGACAAAAAAGTCGTTACATTCAAAAAACGCAGAAGAAAAGATAGCAAAACAAAACGTGGTTTTAGACGCGATTTTACTCGTGTGAGAATCCTCAAAATTGTGGCAAAATAA
- the rpmA gene encoding 50S ribosomal protein L27 gives MAHKKGQGSTQNNRDSAGRRLGVKKFGSQFVRAGNIIIRQRGTKVHPGDNVGLGKDHTIYALIDGVVRFQQKDKNRKKVSVIPAS, from the coding sequence ATGGCACATAAAAAAGGTCAGGGTAGCACCCAAAATAATCGCGATTCTGCCGGACGCCGTTTAGGCGTAAAGAAATTTGGTTCGCAATTTGTTCGTGCAGGTAATATTATTATCCGCCAAAGAGGCACAAAAGTGCATCCGGGCGATAATGTAGGCTTGGGCAAAGATCATACGATTTATGCACTTATTGATGGCGTAGTAAGATTCCAACAAAAAGATAAAAATCGTAAAAAAGTTTCTGTAATTCCAGCCTCTTAA
- the obgE gene encoding GTPase ObgE: MFVDSVDIFIASGKGGAGAVSFRREKFVIQGGPDGGDGGDGGDVYVEVDNNTDTLSKFRGARHYKAKNGQPGSSRRCSGKRGDDVIIKVPLGTQILDFESRDIIVDMDTYPMRVCLLKGGKGGLGNVHFKNAANQAPTYAQSGLSGQERHIALELKLIADVGLVGYPNVGKSTLISVLSNAKPQIANYEFTTLVPHLGVIDMDNYKSIVMADIPGIIDGASEGKGLGLEFLKHIERTKMLLFVLDLSREQDIFSQFKNLCIELEKFSIMLKKRPFGIVLSKSDTQNTDMIDNLLLKLKQQFVNMESISLKKDKNSKALVSSDLTQENAPCFIIPISSVSNTHIAPLKALLAQSLVV, encoded by the coding sequence ATGTTTGTTGATAGCGTAGATATTTTTATTGCTTCTGGTAAGGGTGGAGCTGGTGCTGTGAGCTTTCGGAGAGAAAAATTTGTGATTCAAGGAGGTCCAGATGGTGGCGATGGTGGCGATGGTGGCGATGTATATGTAGAAGTAGATAATAATACTGACACGCTTTCTAAATTTCGTGGCGCGCGACATTATAAAGCGAAAAATGGACAACCCGGTAGTTCAAGACGTTGTAGTGGGAAAAGAGGTGATGATGTCATTATTAAAGTGCCTCTTGGCACACAGATTCTGGACTTTGAAAGTAGGGATATTATCGTTGATATGGATACTTATCCTATGCGTGTATGTTTGCTTAAAGGTGGTAAGGGTGGTTTAGGAAATGTGCATTTCAAAAATGCTGCCAATCAAGCTCCTACTTATGCACAAAGTGGTTTAAGTGGGCAAGAGCGACATATTGCTCTTGAGCTTAAACTTATCGCTGATGTAGGGCTTGTAGGCTATCCAAATGTGGGCAAATCCACCCTTATTTCTGTGCTTTCAAATGCCAAGCCTCAAATTGCTAATTATGAATTTACCACACTTGTGCCTCATCTTGGCGTAATAGATATGGATAATTATAAATCCATAGTAATGGCAGATATTCCCGGAATCATTGATGGAGCAAGTGAGGGAAAGGGTTTAGGGCTAGAATTTTTAAAACATATTGAGCGCACTAAAATGCTTCTTTTTGTGCTTGACCTCTCACGCGAACAAGATATTTTTTCGCAATTTAAAAATCTCTGTATAGAACTTGAAAAATTCTCTATAATGCTTAAAAAGCGTCCTTTTGGGATAGTATTAAGCAAAAGTGATACACAAAATACGGATATGATAGATAATTTGCTGCTGAAACTTAAGCAGCAGTTTGTGAATATGGAATCTATAAGCTTAAAAAAAGATAAGAATTCTAAAGCTTTGGTAAGTTCGGATTTGACACAAGAAAATGCACCTTGCTTCATTATCCCTATTTCAAGCGTAAGCAATACTCACATTGCTCCACTTAAAGCGCTACTTGCTCAATCTCTTGTGGTTTGA
- a CDS encoding ribonuclease HII, which produces MWIAGIDEAGRGCVCGGLFIAGIIADEQSITQFGAKDSKKMSSKQRECVYNALLDAQKRGKIGFYIAQIDAWDIDKYGLSWAMRSGIEEVLSYLGTYILEQGILMQNQPLDIVIDGNTTFGASMPTFLAYKDVRLRTLIKGDELMPIISCASILAKVSKDNQMRTLDSLYPQYFLAKNKGYATLEHKKQIMEYGYCPHHRKSFKISL; this is translated from the coding sequence ATGTGGATAGCAGGGATTGATGAAGCAGGGCGAGGTTGTGTTTGTGGAGGTTTGTTTATCGCTGGAATCATTGCTGATGAGCAATCAATCACACAATTTGGAGCAAAAGATAGCAAGAAAATGTCATCAAAACAGCGTGAGTGTGTTTATAACGCACTTTTAGATGCTCAAAAGAGAGGTAAAATAGGATTTTATATCGCACAAATTGATGCTTGGGATATTGACAAATATGGTTTAAGTTGGGCTATGAGAAGTGGTATAGAGGAAGTTTTGTCTTATCTTGGCACATATATATTAGAACAGGGTATATTGATGCAAAATCAGCCATTGGATATTGTTATAGATGGCAATACGACTTTTGGAGCGAGTATGCCTACATTTTTAGCCTATAAAGATGTGCGTTTGAGGACTCTCATCAAAGGTGATGAATTAATGCCTATTATTTCGTGTGCATCTATTCTAGCAAAAGTGAGCAAAGATAACCAAATGCGCACACTTGATAGTCTTTATCCGCAATATTTTCTTGCCAAAAATAAAGGATATGCAACTTTAGAACATAAAAAGCAGATTATGGAATATGGATATTGTCCGCACCATCGTAAAAGTTTTAAAATTTCGCTTTGA
- a CDS encoding hemerythrin family protein, whose product MLPRWSDDFSVHHQIIDEQHQKLFTLAHRAYKVANSHVAVNDVKTILIEFFDYMKTHFKDEEEYMQAIGFPQLEEHKKIHRQIVNDMAGMVKNVHSVDVIKEMIATIAKDWLLTHILQEDMQIEKYRRKAQQNNPITQLQRFYIYTCECPGKEHKLTEAIHTFVKNSKSGIHCKECHCTIVFQRMLE is encoded by the coding sequence ATGTTACCACGTTGGAGTGATGATTTTAGCGTTCATCATCAGATTATTGATGAACAGCACCAAAAGCTTTTTACTCTTGCTCATAGAGCATATAAAGTTGCTAATAGCCACGTTGCAGTCAATGATGTAAAAACTATTCTTATTGAGTTTTTTGATTATATGAAAACGCATTTTAAAGACGAAGAGGAATATATGCAAGCCATTGGTTTCCCTCAATTAGAGGAGCATAAAAAGATACATCGTCAAATCGTTAATGATATGGCAGGTATGGTAAAAAATGTGCATTCAGTAGATGTGATTAAAGAAATGATTGCTACAATCGCAAAAGATTGGCTTTTAACACATATTTTGCAAGAAGATATGCAGATTGAAAAATATCGTAGAAAAGCGCAACAAAACAATCCGATTACTCAACTTCAAAGATTCTATATTTACACTTGTGAGTGTCCGGGCAAAGAGCATAAACTCACGGAAGCGATACATACTTTTGTCAAAAATAGCAAATCAGGTATCCATTGCAAGGAGTGTCATTGCACGATTGTATTTCAGCGTATGTTGGAGTAG
- a CDS encoding hemerythrin family protein has product MLPEWSDDFSVHHQIIDEQHQKLFTLAHRAYSIANNNKSSANDVKSILLEFFDYMKTHFKDEEQYMQAIGFPQLDEHKKIHRQIVNDMAGMVKNVHSVDVLKEMIATIAKDWLLTHILQEDMCYEKYREEQQNVTCEVKYCYYTCGCPGKEHKLTESMHLFIKNSSHPTNCQECHQPIKFKDQH; this is encoded by the coding sequence ATGTTGCCAGAATGGAGTGATGATTTTAGCGTTCATCATCAGATTATTGATGAACAGCACCAAAAGCTTTTTACTCTTGCTCATAGAGCATATAGTATTGCAAACAATAATAAAAGTTCGGCAAATGATGTAAAATCTATTCTGCTAGAGTTTTTTGATTATATGAAAACGCATTTTAAAGACGAAGAACAATATATGCAAGCCATTGGTTTTCCTCAATTAGATGAACACAAAAAGATACATCGTCAAATCGTTAATGATATGGCAGGTATGGTAAAAAATGTGCATTCAGTAGATGTGCTTAAAGAAATGATTGCTACAATCGCAAAAGATTGGCTTTTAACACATATTTTGCAAGAAGATATGTGTTATGAAAAATATCGCGAAGAGCAGCAGAATGTAACTTGCGAAGTGAAATATTGTTATTACACTTGTGGGTGTCCGGGCAAAGAGCATAAACTCACTGAATCTATGCATCTTTTTATTAAAAATTCCTCTCACCCTACAAATTGTCAGGAATGTCATCAACCCATTAAGTTTAAAGACCAACATTAG
- a CDS encoding CapA family protein, protein MKKLGAILLLCLWSSLLLGATKELSLIMGGDALLHSSVYKDAKQEDGSYDFSSMLSTLKPVMEKYDLRFYNQETILGGVKLGLSTYPNFNSPQEFGDNMLSLGFNLISLANNHTLDRGEKAVRSSLAYWEGKPALTAGSYSSFLERNSPKIEEKNGIKYALLAYTYGTNGIPLPKGKEYLVNIYTKAMLEKDIKAIRNKVDFLIVSMHWGIEYEFEPSIEQRKYAKLLADLGVDLIIGTHPHVVQPAEWIGDTLVYYSLGNLISGQRGTNKRIGMLGSVHITKIQDGKVKLSNPRAELIYTYYDTHFKNFKLMWFDELNNTILPNYKEIYKQYANIITQGKRDIQLGL, encoded by the coding sequence ATGAAAAAATTAGGCGCAATATTACTTTTATGCTTGTGGAGTAGCTTGCTCTTGGGGGCTACCAAAGAACTTAGTCTTATTATGGGAGGCGATGCATTGTTACACTCCTCTGTGTATAAAGACGCTAAACAAGAAGATGGAAGCTATGATTTTAGTTCAATGCTTAGCACACTTAAACCTGTAATGGAAAAATATGACTTAAGATTCTATAATCAAGAGACAATACTCGGAGGTGTAAAGCTTGGTTTAAGCACTTATCCAAACTTTAATTCACCCCAAGAATTTGGCGATAATATGCTCTCGTTGGGTTTTAATCTCATCTCTCTTGCCAATAATCACACACTTGATAGAGGAGAGAAAGCTGTGCGTTCTTCTTTGGCTTATTGGGAGGGAAAACCTGCTCTCACTGCAGGAAGTTATAGCTCATTTTTAGAACGTAATAGCCCAAAGATTGAGGAAAAAAATGGCATTAAATATGCACTTTTAGCCTATACCTATGGCACAAATGGTATTCCACTGCCAAAAGGCAAAGAATATCTTGTAAATATCTATACAAAGGCAATGCTTGAAAAAGATATAAAAGCCATTCGCAATAAAGTAGATTTTCTTATAGTATCAATGCACTGGGGGATTGAATATGAGTTTGAACCAAGCATTGAGCAAAGAAAATATGCGAAGCTTTTAGCAGATTTGGGCGTGGATTTGATTATCGGTACGCACCCACACGTAGTGCAGCCTGCGGAATGGATAGGCGATACTTTGGTATATTATTCACTTGGTAATCTCATCTCTGGGCAAAGAGGCACAAATAAACGCATTGGTATGTTAGGAAGTGTGCATATCACAAAGATTCAAGATGGCAAAGTTAAGCTTTCAAATCCACGCGCAGAGCTTATTTACACTTATTACGATACACACTTTAAAAATTTCAAATTGATGTGGTTTGATGAACTCAATAATACCATTTTGCCCAATTATAAAGAAATCTATAAACAATATGCCAATATCATCACACAAGGCAAACGAGATATTCAACTTGGCTTATAA
- a CDS encoding bifunctional indole-3-glycerol phosphate synthase/phosphoribosylanthranilate isomerase: protein MVEVLAKITTQRSQDIALKGFDFGYEIPKQRIHPLIKPRLDSIFFIAEIKRSSPSAGAIGTIESPQKLAGDYLNGGAGAISVLCEERHFGGSLCDLMAVKSAYPNACILRKDFIQYVEEIDISYRAGADMVLLIVAMFIDENEGFSHFKAIYEECLKVGITPLIEVHTQAEIDFIAPLQAPLVGINSRSLHTFEINIPAACALKNALPHSKVIFESGIDSPHCAFVVGSLGFNGLLCGSYLVAHKNPTAALQSLKHAFTLGNTQKPRFYRQVFESLSMRTLQSQPLLKICGITNLDDALMVAQEKIDMLGFILVKQSPRYIESKRIKDIAKALHKLYPHILRIAVVNDDKQSLNEAKTLYEQGYIDAIQLHGLSPLAPDIFAKSALKDALFCFYPVQNITHKEDFTQDYEGVFCLVDSKSAQGGGSGQSINKDVLRALQEQYLCVAGGINPQNIADFLTLKPTLLDINSGIEREAGKKDIHKLRTLLENLKNAIESTKE from the coding sequence ATGGTAGAAGTTTTAGCCAAAATCACAACGCAACGCTCACAAGACATTGCCCTTAAAGGCTTTGATTTTGGCTATGAGATACCAAAACAAAGAATCCACCCTTTAATCAAGCCTCGTTTAGATTCTATCTTTTTTATTGCCGAAATCAAACGTTCCTCGCCTTCAGCTGGAGCTATTGGCACGATAGAATCACCTCAAAAGCTTGCTGGAGATTATCTTAATGGCGGTGCTGGAGCAATTTCAGTGCTCTGTGAAGAGCGACATTTTGGGGGTAGTTTGTGTGATTTAATGGCTGTAAAATCTGCCTATCCCAATGCCTGTATTTTACGCAAAGACTTTATTCAATATGTAGAGGAAATTGATATAAGCTATCGTGCAGGTGCAGATATGGTGCTACTCATTGTGGCAATGTTTATTGATGAAAATGAGGGATTCTCGCATTTTAAGGCAATTTATGAGGAGTGTTTAAAAGTTGGGATTACACCGCTTATTGAAGTGCATACTCAAGCCGAAATTGACTTTATTGCTCCACTTCAAGCACCACTTGTAGGGATTAATTCGCGCAGTCTTCACACCTTTGAAATTAATATTCCCGCAGCCTGTGCGCTTAAAAATGCACTTCCCCATAGCAAAGTTATCTTTGAATCTGGTATAGATTCTCCTCACTGCGCTTTTGTGGTAGGTTCTTTAGGTTTTAATGGACTACTTTGTGGCAGCTATCTTGTTGCACATAAAAATCCAACTGCCGCTTTGCAGTCTCTCAAACACGCCTTTACACTTGGTAACACACAAAAGCCTCGCTTTTATCGCCAAGTATTTGAATCCCTAAGTATGCGCACCCTACAATCTCAACCTCTACTTAAAATATGTGGCATTACAAACCTTGATGATGCGCTTATGGTAGCGCAAGAAAAAATAGATATGCTCGGTTTTATCCTTGTTAAGCAAAGCCCACGATATATAGAATCTAAACGGATTAAAGATATTGCTAAAGCCTTGCACAAGCTCTATCCGCATATTTTGCGCATAGCAGTAGTCAATGATGACAAACAATCACTCAATGAAGCAAAAACCCTCTATGAGCAAGGTTATATTGATGCAATTCAACTTCACGGATTAAGTCCTCTCGCTCCTGATATATTTGCTAAAAGCGCACTGAAAGACGCGCTTTTTTGTTTCTATCCTGTGCAAAATATCACTCACAAAGAGGATTTTACACAAGATTATGAGGGAGTTTTTTGCCTTGTAGATTCTAAAAGTGCGCAAGGGGGCGGCTCGGGACAAAGTATCAACAAAGATGTTTTACGCGCACTGCAAGAGCAATATTTATGTGTTGCGGGAGGCATTAATCCGCAAAATATTGCAGATTTCTTGACTCTTAAGCCTACTTTGCTTGATATTAATTCTGGCATAGAGAGGGAGGCAGGAAAAAAAGACATTCACAAACTCCGCACCTTACTTGAAAATCTAAAAAATGCGATAGAATCTACAAAGGAGTAA
- a CDS encoding carbon starvation CstA family protein, whose protein sequence is MNKILSIGIWALISLLGAWCFGVLALHQGEQISAVWIVVAAVCIYMIGYRFYSKYIAEKVLGLDDNRATPAVVNNDGRDFCPTNKIVLFGHHFAAIAGAGPLVGPILAAQMGYLPGMIWVVVGVVLAGAVHDFTVLFVSMRRNGKSLGEIIKLELGKPVGTIAMIGILGIMMLIIAILALVVVNALAESPWGLFTIAMTIPIAIYMGLHMRYIRPGKIGEASIIGFVLLLLALFYGRDVANNEFWASVFTLTPIQLTYVMIVYGFIAAILPVWFLLAPRDYLSTFLKIGVIVLMAGGILIVMPDVRFESVTKFVDGTGPVFSGELFPFLFITIACGAISGFHALISSGTTPKMLEKESHARMVGYGSMVMESAVAVMALIAAVILTPGLYFSINVAPAALGTAGVKDVAEAAAIAAQTISNWGFTITPEQILHTAHEIGENSILSKTGGAPTFAIGLATIISQVPLFNQGSMAFWYHFAILFEALFILTAVDAGTRAGRFMVQDVLGNVYKPIGNIHSLFWGVVATLICVAGWGYILYQGITDPQGGVKSLWTLFGVSNQMLAGMALLTVIVVLFKMGKAKQAWVAILPAAWVLFSTMYAGVCKLLPANGERVHDAVSHIALWQINGQKAAAKLSEVAEAQASGLDADTIANLTAEATKFATIANNNLINAILCALFMFVTCLVLIQCVRICLRCVKGEKLPLAETPYRKASEFDGRIASMH, encoded by the coding sequence ATGAACAAGATTCTAAGTATAGGGATATGGGCGCTTATATCGCTTTTGGGCGCGTGGTGCTTTGGTGTATTGGCATTGCATCAAGGTGAGCAGATTTCTGCGGTGTGGATTGTTGTAGCAGCAGTATGTATTTATATGATTGGTTACAGATTCTATTCAAAATATATTGCAGAAAAAGTTTTGGGGTTAGATGATAATCGTGCTACTCCTGCAGTTGTGAATAATGATGGACGCGATTTTTGCCCGACAAACAAAATCGTGCTTTTTGGACATCATTTTGCTGCGATTGCTGGTGCTGGTCCTCTTGTAGGTCCAATTCTTGCTGCACAAATGGGATATTTGCCCGGTATGATTTGGGTAGTAGTGGGTGTGGTGCTTGCTGGAGCGGTTCACGATTTCACAGTGCTTTTTGTCTCTATGCGCAGAAATGGTAAATCTTTAGGCGAAATCATTAAATTAGAGCTTGGCAAACCTGTTGGAACTATTGCAATGATTGGGATTTTGGGCATTATGATGCTTATCATTGCGATTTTGGCACTTGTTGTAGTCAATGCACTTGCAGAATCTCCTTGGGGATTATTTACGATTGCTATGACGATTCCAATTGCTATTTATATGGGACTTCATATGCGCTATATCCGTCCGGGTAAAATCGGCGAGGCAAGTATCATCGGCTTTGTTTTGTTGCTTCTTGCTCTTTTTTATGGACGTGATGTTGCGAATAATGAGTTTTGGGCTTCTGTATTTACACTCACACCCATTCAGCTGACCTATGTGATGATTGTGTATGGATTTATTGCAGCGATTTTGCCTGTATGGTTTTTGCTCGCACCTCGCGATTATTTAAGCACATTTTTGAAAATCGGTGTAATCGTGCTTATGGCGGGGGGGATTCTCATTGTTATGCCTGATGTGCGCTTTGAGAGTGTTACAAAATTTGTTGATGGCACAGGACCTGTGTTTAGTGGGGAGCTTTTTCCATTTTTGTTTATTACCATTGCTTGTGGGGCGATTAGTGGATTCCACGCACTCATTTCTAGCGGGACAACACCTAAAATGCTAGAAAAAGAATCTCACGCGCGAATGGTGGGCTATGGCTCAATGGTTATGGAATCTGCTGTGGCAGTTATGGCTTTGATTGCTGCAGTGATTCTCACTCCGGGCTTGTATTTTTCTATTAATGTCGCTCCTGCTGCACTTGGCACTGCAGGCGTGAAAGATGTAGCAGAAGCTGCAGCTATTGCAGCACAGACTATTAGTAATTGGGGCTTTACTATCACTCCCGAACAGATTTTGCATACAGCACACGAAATTGGCGAAAATAGTATCTTGAGTAAAACCGGTGGTGCGCCGACATTTGCGATTGGGCTTGCCACTATCATTTCTCAAGTGCCACTTTTTAATCAAGGTTCTATGGCATTTTGGTATCACTTTGCGATTTTGTTTGAAGCTCTTTTTATCTTAACTGCTGTTGATGCAGGAACTCGTGCAGGACGCTTTATGGTGCAAGATGTTTTGGGCAATGTGTATAAACCTATTGGCAATATTCACTCGCTATTTTGGGGCGTTGTGGCAACACTTATTTGTGTAGCTGGGTGGGGATATATCCTCTATCAGGGCATTACAGACCCACAAGGTGGCGTAAAATCGCTTTGGACACTCTTTGGCGTATCAAATCAAATGCTTGCAGGTATGGCGTTGCTCACCGTTATTGTGGTGCTTTTCAAAATGGGCAAGGCAAAACAAGCGTGGGTTGCTATACTTCCTGCGGCGTGGGTGCTTTTTAGCACAATGTATGCTGGGGTATGCAAACTGCTTCCTGCAAATGGTGAGAGGGTGCATGATGCGGTAAGTCATATTGCACTTTGGCAAATCAATGGACAAAAGGCTGCTGCAAAATTATCAGAAGTTGCAGAGGCACAAGCTTCAGGATTAGATGCTGATACGATTGCAAATCTCACTGCTGAAGCGACAAAATTTGCTACGATTGCGAATAATAACCTTATAAATGCGATTCTTTGTGCATTGTTTATGTTTGTTACTTGTCTTGTTTTGATTCAATGCGTGAGAATCTGCCTTCGTTGTGTAAAAGGCGAAAAGCTACCTTTGGCTGAAACTCCTTATCGCAAAGCGAGTGAGTTTGATGGGCGCATAGCAAGTATGCACTAA
- the kcuS gene encoding KCU-star family selenoprotein yields MEKSDKTRKGHLYKIWWDKLKALYRRSDRFFHLLVGMPSYDKYVEHMRIHHPDTIPKTQKEFFAEALEAKYGAGSAKC; encoded by the coding sequence ATGGAAAAAAGCGACAAAACGCGTAAAGGGCATTTGTATAAGATTTGGTGGGATAAGTTAAAAGCACTCTATCGGCGTAGTGATAGATTCTTTCACTTGCTGGTGGGTATGCCAAGCTATGATAAATATGTAGAACATATGAGAATCCACCACCCCGATACAATTCCCAAAACGCAAAAAGAGTTTTTTGCCGAAGCCCTAGAGGCAAAATATGGTGCAGGGAGTGCAAAATGCTGA
- a CDS encoding microcin C ABC transporter permease YejB, with product MLGYIVKRLLLVIPTLIGVMSINFLLMQLAPGGPVEQTIAKIENLNHLSEAALGQNTLYKGSIGLEPELIEEIKKLYGFDKSLSERYFQMLWHFACFDFGESFYSQSSVLSIIAQKLPVSISLGVFSTLIIYLISIPLGIAKAVRNGSRFDVISSVIIVVLNAIPAFMFGVVLIVLFCGGSYFDIFPLRGLVSEHFDTLSAWGKVKDYLWHLFLPVLCISIGGFATLSMLSKNCFLEEIHKSYVISAKAKGGSESHILYKHIFRNAMLLIISGFPAVFVGAFFSGSLLIEIIFSLDGLGLLGYESVINRDYPVIFGTLYIFTFIALVIGIISDVMYYFIDPRIHFGSKNV from the coding sequence ATGTTAGGCTATATTGTAAAGCGACTTTTGCTCGTTATCCCTACGCTTATAGGCGTGATGAGCATTAATTTTTTACTTATGCAGCTTGCCCCCGGTGGTCCTGTGGAGCAGACAATCGCCAAAATAGAGAATCTTAATCATTTAAGCGAGGCAGCACTAGGACAAAATACTCTCTATAAAGGCTCTATTGGCTTAGAACCTGAACTTATAGAAGAAATAAAAAAGCTCTATGGCTTTGATAAATCTTTGAGTGAGCGATATTTTCAAATGCTGTGGCATTTTGCGTGTTTTGATTTTGGCGAGAGTTTTTATAGCCAATCAAGTGTGCTTTCAATTATTGCCCAAAAATTGCCTGTATCCATCTCACTTGGGGTATTTAGCACACTTATCATTTATCTTATCAGCATTCCACTAGGCATTGCCAAAGCCGTGCGCAATGGTTCGCGCTTTGATGTTATAAGTAGTGTGATTATTGTTGTGCTTAATGCGATTCCAGCTTTTATGTTTGGCGTGGTGCTTATCGTGCTTTTTTGTGGAGGAAGTTATTTTGATATTTTTCCTCTGCGAGGGCTAGTGAGTGAGCATTTTGATACTTTGAGCGCGTGGGGCAAGGTTAAAGATTATTTATGGCATTTGTTTTTACCTGTGCTGTGCATTTCCATAGGTGGTTTTGCAACTTTGAGTATGTTAAGCAAAAATTGCTTTTTAGAGGAGATTCACAAAAGCTATGTGATAAGCGCTAAAGCAAAGGGCGGAAGTGAATCTCACATACTCTATAAACATATTTTTCGCAACGCAATGCTGTTAATTATCAGTGGATTCCCTGCTGTGTTTGTGGGTGCATTTTTTAGCGGGAGTTTGCTGATTGAGATTATTTTCAGCCTTGATGGTTTGGGACTTTTGGGCTATGAGAGCGTAATTAATCGTGATTATCCTGTGATTTTTGGCACACTCTATATTTTTACTTTTATCGCCCTTGTGATAGGCATTATCAGCGATGTGATGTATTATTTCATTGACCCGCGTATTCATTTTGGGAGCAAAAATGTCTAG
- a CDS encoding ABC transporter permease → MSSMLKTRWCVFRQNKRAFYSLICFVLLFVISASAEFIANDKPLFIYKDSKMYFPVFVDYTETAFGGDFETWCDYLDSYVRDELLKDAFVIYAPIPYSYDSIVMDLPTQAPTKPDSKHYLGTDDKARDVTARLIYGYRISIIFALILSVCSVIIGVSVGALQGYYGGKIDLIGQRLIEILNAVPILFVIIIISSVFEPSFIWILCVVLAFSWMILVNLVRAEFLKARNLEYVRAAKAMGVSDIKIMFVHILPNAMSATLTFTPFIMAGSIVTLSSLDFLGFGMPVGSASLGEILAQGKNNLSAPHLGISAFVALCVLLSILVFIGEGLRDALDPHIKPRLQSHCNTESKEHK, encoded by the coding sequence ATGTCTAGTATGCTCAAAACCCGCTGGTGTGTCTTTAGGCAAAATAAACGCGCCTTTTATTCCCTGATATGCTTTGTGTTGCTTTTTGTGATAAGTGCCTCCGCCGAATTTATCGCTAATGATAAGCCTCTTTTTATTTATAAAGATTCTAAAATGTATTTTCCTGTGTTTGTGGATTATACCGAAACCGCATTTGGCGGGGATTTTGAGACTTGGTGTGATTATTTAGATAGTTATGTCAGAGATGAGTTACTTAAAGATGCCTTTGTGATTTATGCGCCGATACCTTATAGCTATGATAGTATTGTTATGGATTTACCCACCCAAGCTCCAACGAAGCCAGATTCTAAGCATTATCTTGGCACAGATGATAAGGCACGAGATGTAACTGCAAGGCTTATTTATGGATATAGAATCTCCATTATTTTTGCCCTTATCTTAAGTGTGTGTAGCGTGATTATTGGTGTGAGTGTAGGGGCTCTGCAAGGATATTATGGCGGGAAAATTGATTTAATTGGGCAGCGCCTCATTGAGATTCTAAACGCTGTGCCTATTTTATTTGTGATTATCATCATTTCAAGCGTATTTGAACCAAGTTTTATATGGATTTTGTGCGTGGTGTTGGCTTTTTCGTGGATGATACTTGTCAATCTTGTACGTGCAGAATTTTTAAAAGCGCGGAATCTTGAGTATGTGAGGGCTGCAAAAGCTATGGGTGTGAGCGATATAAAAATTATGTTTGTGCATATTTTGCCCAATGCGATGAGTGCGACATTGACTTTCACGCCTTTTATTATGGCTGGAAGTATTGTAACATTGAGTAGCCTTGATTTTTTGGGCTTTGGTATGCCTGTGGGGAGTGCAAGTTTAGGTGAGATTCTCGCACAAGGCAAAAATAATCTCTCCGCTCCACATTTGGGCATAAGTGCTTTTGTGGCACTTTGTGTGTTGCTTTCAATCCTTGTTTTTATCGGTGAGGGCTTGCGCGATGCGCTTGACCCGCATATAAAGCCACGCTTACAATCCCATTGCAATACAGAATCTAAGGAGCACAAATGA